A region of the Sminthopsis crassicaudata isolate SCR6 chromosome 6, ASM4859323v1, whole genome shotgun sequence genome:
CTTAATACAAATTTTGTGAAAATCATAGAAAAGAATATGATTGTCTATAGGATTGTATATAGGaggtaaataatattttgaaCAATAAAGTGATCACTTAATTCACATCTGTCTAAAGTGTGATTATAAATTCATGTCTTAAGGAACACAATCCTATGTACTCTGAAGAATGGACCAGAATCCAGCTAATATGATACTTATCCcaaagtgttttatttatttatttttaaaaatttttgccaTGCCTGCAATGAACACCAAATGAGAGCAGTAGGGGTATGGGAATTATAAaacttaattaattttatatatattttgttcatgCAATGCCAAGCAATCTAATATCAGAAAACTTTCAGTTGTCagaattttctcctttatgatctaTTCTGAAAGGTTGCTTAGACATTGAAGATTTAAGGTAAGTTTCCTTGGAGATATTcctattctcatttttcattttccttttgtgtcttTGTTTCTTGTGACTGagcattatttacattttaaactgCTTATgagtatatgtgtctgtgtgaatgtgtgtgtaagATGATTATGTCTTagttaaggaaaataaatctCATTGTTTTCCCATACAAATCATATTTCTATATCAACATATGTATTTAagaatgtacatatattttacatttttctgattgGTGTAGTAACATTACTTCAAGTATAAtaattattctaaggaatggAAATATTCATTGTCTTTTAAATGGACATTAtagtcatagaatgttagagctttAGATCATGACCATAGAATGAATGCAGgtattctgactccaagaccgttatttttattttcacctccttttataattcaataaataacCAGAATAGGAAATTGAGTAATTCCAATGAGTCATAATTTTTGGGAACGCAGCTAAAtggggcagtgaatagagcaccagccctggaaacaggagtacctgagttcaaatccaatgtcATTCACCTGACAACACTTACTGTTTtctatgtaaccttgggcaagtcatgtaaatTCAATTGCttctcaaaagaagaagaagaattataatgagaaaaaagaatgttagaacTAAGAAGAACTTACAGACATGGAGTATATTAAATCTGGAAGGACTTTTAGAACAGAACTTTTAAATTCTGGTTAATTTCATACAATACAACATAAAAGTCATTTGTGGGAGAAGGGATCTTGAATGGTAGAACTAGAAACAGTCTAACAaaatagaacatagaatattagcaCTAGACAGGATCTTGGAACACTAAGTATGAGATATTAGGCATATAAAACAACTTAAAAGAAACCAAAGAATTTGAATACATGATGAtgctttagaagtcatctagtacaGAGTTGTCGAATGCCCACACTTTCAACTTCAGCTTGAACCATGCAAaaacataattagaaaatatcttaaaaaataaattaaaattaaataacatacAGCTAATGAAAatgtagttttctaaatcaagatataatttttttgactatgtcctaaaatgtttaattttttttttcccatttggaagTGAATAGGATGGTGGAATCGTAAGTGGTCACCACATTGATTAAAATTCTTCAATTTTTATCTCTACACTGTTGTTAATGTAtgcattattttcttgattttggtcacttaattctgtatccattcataaaagtctttctaGATATCTCTGAATTACATGGCATGTAATTATGCCATATATATGGCATCATATAAATGTGTGAATTCCCTTCCTTATGACAAATGGAAGATATTTATAGAACTATGCTTGCAGTAatacaatttttcttctaatttcagaTAAAATTTAATCTGGAATATAAAGTACCAAAACACAATGGCAACAAAGGGCAATGTAACAGAATTCATTCTCTTTGGACTATCAGATGACCCAAACACACAGATATTTTGTtgtatcttcttcttcttctgttacaTCAGTCTCCTCACAGGAAATCTTATAATTCTCATCTCTATCCATTTTAGTCATCTTTTCTACCAGCCAATGTACTATTTCCTCAGTCACTTGTCTTCTATGGACATCTACTATACTTCTACTGTTACACCAAAATTACTTCAGAATCTATTAACTAAAAGAAGAACTATCTCCTATGATTTTTGTATGTTCCAAATCTTTGGGATGCACTTTTTTGGCAGTATTGAGGTCTTCATCCTGACCGCAATGGCCTTAGACCGCTATGTTGCCATCTGTAAACCTCTCCACTACATGGTCATCATGAGCAGAAAGAAATGCAACCTTCTTGTGTTAGTTGCTTGGGCTGGAGGGGCTGCTCACTCTTTTCCTCAATTATCCATGACTCTCAAATTACCCTTTTGTGGCCCCAATGAAATTGATCATTATTTCTGTGACATCTTCCCCTTACTGAAAATTGCCTGTACAGATACTTACATGTCTGGTGTTCTTGTTGTACTGAATTCAGGGATAATTGCATTGGTaatctttgtgatcttatttgtTTCTTATGCTATTATATTATGGACTCTACGCAAACATTCAgctgaagggaggaggaaagctCTCTCTACCTGTGGGTCTCATTTCACAgttgtcattttgttttttgtgcctgcatttttttcctatgttCGACCTCCCACCACCTATTCAGAAGATAAAGTGTTTGCTCTGTTTTatactatcattgctcctatgTTCAACCCCTTAATCTATACTCTG
Encoded here:
- the LOC141547414 gene encoding olfactory receptor 4P4-like → MATKGNVTEFILFGLSDDPNTQIFCCIFFFFCYISLLTGNLIILISIHFSHLFYQPMYYFLSHLSSMDIYYTSTVTPKLLQNLLTKRRTISYDFCMFQIFGMHFFGSIEVFILTAMALDRYVAICKPLHYMVIMSRKKCNLLVLVAWAGGAAHSFPQLSMTLKLPFCGPNEIDHYFCDIFPLLKIACTDTYMSGVLVVLNSGIIALVIFVILFVSYAIILWTLRKHSAEGRRKALSTCGSHFTVVILFFVPAFFSYVRPPTTYSEDKVFALFYTIIAPMFNPLIYTLRNTEMKNAMRKVWCQKILGKENQNQLH